The genomic DNA GGCGCGAGACCAGGCCGCCGCCAACATCTTCTCGGGCTTCCGCTTCGCCAGCAGCCGCAAGGCGAGTGAACAGCGGGACATGTGGGAGAGGGACGAGCTCTCTCGCCTGTTCGCCACCCCCATCTGGACAGGCTGCGCGTCTCCCGCTCGACGCACCACCCGAGGCACGCTCGTCGTGCGCGACGAGAAGTTCTGGTTGCCGCTGATCGCCGTGTTCTCCGGCATGCGCCAGGAGGAGATCTGCCAGCTGCACGTCGAGGATATCCGGCAGGACGAGGGCGTCTGGTTCATCGACATCAACGACCGCCCCCCGCGGAAGCTCAAGAACGCAACCGCTGTGCGCCGCGTGCCGATCCACTCCGAACTGATCCGCCTCGGCTTCCTCGCCCACGTCGACAAGCAACGTCGCGTCAGGCAGGCGCGCGTATTCCCCAACCTCGAGCCGGGCGGGGCGGACGCGCGGCTCGGCCACGCCTTCACCAAATGGTTCACCCGCTACCGGCGCGACGTCGGGGTCTACCGCTCGGGCCTAGACTTCCATTCGTTCCGGCACACCGCGACGACGCTGATGCACCAAGCAGGCGTGGCCGCAGCGGTGATCGACCACGTCACGGGTCACGCCACGGCAGGCGAGACGGCGCGCTACACCAAGCGTTCAACCCTGCCGCAATTGCGGACCGCCATCGAGATGATCGCGATCGGGGTGGACCTCTCCGCCCTGCACACCGACGCGCGGGGGTAAGCCGGCGCTTGGCGAACCCGTCGTAAGGCAGCAGCGTGGTGTCGGTTAGCGGCGGCGTCCGCCCCGCAGCGGCGCAGGCGGCGGCGCCCCAGGCAGGGGCGCTACGAAAAGTTTCCCCATCGGCACGGCCAGCGCTTCCGCCACGCGGTCAAGCGGACGGACGGCAGCAGCGTCTCTGCGCCCACCCAATGCGGTCGTGAGTCCCACACCAGACGCGGCTTGACGGGCCAGCCCGTATGGGTGCGACCGCCGGCCGCGGCAGAAATCTGCGTCCGGGGGTAAATTCGCAGAGGGGGCAACGGGAATCCCTATCCCCAGCTCCGCCGAGCGTCTGAATCGCCCCGGGTTTTCCGGAGGCCGTTTGGTTTGGCTCAGGCGGCCAAGGCTTGGACCTCGGCCTGGGCATAATAGCGTGCCTCCGCCTCGGCGGGAGGGATGTGGCCGATTGGTTCGAGCAGCCGACGGTGGTTGAACCAGTCCACCCATTCCAGCGTGGCGTACTCGACCGCCTCAAAGGACCGCCACGGCCCGCGTCGATGGATGACCTCCGCCTTGAACAGGCCGATCACCGTCTCGGCGAGAGCGTTATCGTACGAGTCGCCAACACTGCCGACGGAGGGTTCGACGCCCGCCTCGGCCAAGCGCTCGGTGTAGCGGATGCTCACATATTGCGATCCGCGATCCGAGTGACAGACGAGGCCGCTGCCGGCGAAGGGGCGGCGCTCGTGCAGGGCCTGCTCCAAGGCATCGAGCACGAAGTCGGCCCGGGCCGAGCGCGACACACGCCAGCCCACGATCCGGCGGGCGAAGACGTCGATCACGAAGGCCGCATAGACGAAGCCGCCCCAGGTGGCGATGTAGGTAAAATCCGCCACCCATAGCCGGTTCGGGCATTCGGCCCTGAACTGTCGATTGACCCGGTCGAGCGGGCAGGCCGCCGCCGGATCGGGAACGGTGGTGCGAACCCTCCGCCCCCGGACGACGCCAGCCAAGCCCATCGTTCGCATCAGCCGGACCACCGTGCAGCGCGCCACAATGATCCCTTCGCGGGCGAGCTGCCGCCAGACCTTGCGCACGCCGTAGACCCGGAAGTTTGCCTCGTACACGCGCCGGATCTCGACCATGAGTGCCGCGTCCCGCTTGGCTCGAGCCGACAGCCTCCCGGGATCGGCTCGTCGCGCGGCATGGGCGTGGTACGTCGACGGGGCGATCGGCAGAACCTTGCAGATCGGCTCGACCCCGTAGAGCGCACGATGATCGTCGATGAAGGCGATCATGACCGGAACCGGCGGTCGAGCTCCGCCTGGGCAAAATACGCGCTCGCCTTCCTGAGGATCTCGTTGGCCTGCCGGAGCTCGCGGTTCTCCCGCTCCAGCGCCTTGATCCGCTCGCGCTCATCCGTCGTCGGTCCGGCCCGCACGCCCCGGTCGCGCTCGGCCTGACGGACCCACTTGCGCAGCGTTTCGCCAGAGCAACCGATTTTGGCCGCGATCGACTGGATCGCGGCCCATTGCGAACCGTGCTCGCTCTCATGCTCCCGGGCCAGCCGGACTGCCCGCTCGCGAACCTCAGGGGAAAAGGGTGGGGTATGCTTCGTCATGGCTCCAGTCTCTCAAGAGTTGGAGCCTCCGAAAATCCCGGGGCGATTCAGGCGACTGTGTGGGGCGTTGCGCCAGTAAGCAGGAACACGCGAGTGAAGTCGTGAGAACGCCAGCGGAGGCGGACTGCTGCTGCTATCCCTCCAGCACAGGGCGGCTCTGGATGCCTGTTAGGGTCCACCTTCGGAGAACAAGAAGCTATCTGGGCTGTAACATCAAAGGTCCCATGACTTTGCCAACTCCGACCTGTCGATCCAGCTTCCCAGGCGTCCGCATCGGAGATGTCTTCCAAGCGTGATGAATGACCGTTATGGGCGCGAAGTCGAACGTCCGGTTCTGCGCGCGTTGGCGATCCGGCGTGGCGTAGTCTGGCCGAAAGCGGCCGGTCCGCTGCGGAGCAGGTCCGCTGTAAATGCGGACAGGCTCCTACCGTGGGTGTTAACACCGCGGTCCCGCCGCGACGTGTTGATCCAGCGCAAGGCCTGCAAAGTCAGACCGGCCTCATCTCGTAGGCTCGAACGGGAGGGGCAGACATGAAGAAGTCAGCCCTAAGCTCGCCCGGGACGGATCGACCGGTGACCGCCGGATGGATGCCGGGCGTGCACGGGTGGCTTGCAGCCCTGCCGCTTGCCGGCCTCTGTGTCGGCTTGGCTGTACAGGTCCTCGGTCGGGCAGACATCGCGACGGCGGCTTGGATCCTCGCGACCCTGGCGGTCCTCGGAGCCCTGGTGTTCCAGGTCGTCACGAGCCTGACGAAGGGAGACGTTGGGCTCGACCTCGTCGCCCTGCTCTCGATGGGCGGCGCGCTCGCGCTTTCGCAGCCGCTAGCCGGCGCCGTCATCGCTCTGATGTACGCCAGCGGCCAGTCGTTGGAGGCGTACGCGTCCGGCCGCGCCGGCAGGGCGATGACCGCGCTGATCGCGCGCCAGCCCCGGACCGCCCTGCGCGAGGACGGCGGGGTGCTGACGGAGGTGCCCCTCGCGGCACTTGTCCCGGGAGACCGTATCCTGGTGCGCGTCGGCGACGTGCTACCGGTCGACGGCCGGGTCGCCGCGGGCCGCGCCATCCTCGACCGGTCCAGTCTGACCGGCGAGGCGCTGCCCGTCACCGCCATCGCGAACGAGCTCGTGCTGAGCGGGACCGTGAACGCAGGCACGCCGTTCACCTTGGTGGCTGAGCGGCCCGCGGCCGAGAGCACGTATGCCGGGATCGTCCGCCTCGTGGAAGCGGCGCAAGCCCGGAAGGCACCGATGGCACGCCTGGCGGACCGGTACGGGCTTGCCTTCCTCGTCCTCACGCTGCTGCTGGCCGGGGGCGCCTGGCTCGCCACCGGCGACCCGCTGCGGGCGCTGGCCGTGCTGGTCGTCGCCACCCCATGCCCGCTGATCCTGGCGGTCCCCGTCGCCCTCGTCTCCGGCCTCTCGCGCGCGGCCGGCATCGGCGTGCTGATCAAGGGTGGCGGCGCCCTTGAGATGTTGGCCAAGGTCCGCGTGCTGGTGGTCGACAAGACCGGCACGCTCACCCACGGGAACGCCCGGTTGACCTCCGCGCGCATCCTCGGCGCCCGCGACGAAGGCGAGGTCCTGAGGCTCGCGGCGTCCCTCGAACAGGCCTCCAGCCACCCGCTGGCCCGGGCCCTGATCGAGGAGGCGGCCCGGCGCGGCCTGCCACTTGCGCAACCCGAGGGCGTCGAGGAAATGCCCGGGGAAGGCGTGTCCGGCTCGGTGGAGGGGCGCTCGGTCGCCGTCGGGGGGCCGCATCTCATGCAAATGCATGGAATCGGCTTCCCGGCACCGGCCGAGCCAGGAAGCATCTCAGCGGTCACGTCGACGGTGCTGATTGCCATCGACGGCGCCCCGGCCGCCGTGTTGGCGTTCGCCGATCCGCTGCGGGCGGACGGCGGCAACGCGCTCCGGGAACTGCGCGCGTGCGGCATCGAGCGTGTGGTGCTCGCGACCGGGGACCGACAGGCCGTCGCGGAGGCGCTCGTCGCCGGGCTGCCGGTCGACGCGGTCGTCGCCGACCTCGACCCTGTGGCCAAGACCGAGACCGTCGCAGCCGAGCGACGGAACGGACCGGTGATGATGGTCGGCGACGGGGTCAACGACGCGCCTGCCCTGGCGGCCGCCGATCTCGGCGTGGCCCTCGGAGCCCGGGGCGCGGCGGCGGCTGCCGAGGCGGCCGACATCGTCCTGCTGGTCGACAGCCTGGCGCCCCTGTCACGGGCCATCCGCATCGCCAACCGGGCCCGCGCCATCGCGCTCCAGAGCGTGTGGGTCGGTCTCGGCCTCTCGTTGGCCGGCATGGTCGCGGCGGCCCTGGGACACCTATCACCCCTGCAGGGAGCGCTCCTGCAGGAAGCCATCGACGTCGCCGTGATCCTCAACGCCATGCGCGCCCTCGGCGGCACCGGTGACGGGCGCGCGCACGACGCATCGACTGCCCCGGACCTTCCGTAAGGCCCGCGGAGCGGCACCGGCGGGCTTGCGCTGGATCAAGGTCGGTCGATCCGCCCCGGGCCAGGCTTCCCGCGCTGGGACCGGCGCACGGTGGAGGTGGCCATGGACTTCGCGAACATCCTCGTTTCCGCCGACCTCGGCGACACGGCACCGGACCGGGTGCGCCTGGCCGCAGGATTGGCGCGACGCTTCGAGGCGACCCTCACGGGCGTGGCGGCCCATCAGGTGCCGGTCCCCATCCTGGTGCGAGACGTCTACGACGCCACTCGACAGGAAGAGCGCAACAAGGCGCTGGTCCGCGAGATCCTCGAACAGGCCCACGCCATGTTCGAGCGCAGCGCCGGGGAAGAAATCCGCACGGAGTGGCAGGCCGCGCTCGTCGGGCCGATCACGCATCTCGTCGAACAGACGCGCGCCGCCGACCTCGTCGTGGTGGGCCGGCGCGGGCGGGGCGACGACGACCCGGGTCCGCTGGGCGTGCCGCCCGGGCCGGTGCTGATGGAGGCGGGACGGCCCGTCCTCGTCGTGCCGCCTCGGCTCGTGCACTTGCATGCGGCCCGCATCGTCGTCGCCTGGAAAGACGGTCCGGAGGCACGGCGGGCGGTTTCGGCGGTGCTTCCCTTCCTCCACGGTGCCGACGAGGTCGCGGTCGTGACGGTCGGAGGCGACGGGCGGCACGAAGGGACGAAGGCCGTGGCCGGTCATCTCGCGCGGCACGGCGCGCATGTCACGACCCACCTCCTGGAGGCGACCGACAGCGACGGCGCCGAGATCCTCGACTTCGCCCTACGGCAGGACGCCGACCTCATCGTCATGGGCGCCTACGGCCATTCGCGCCTGCGGGAATGGATCTTCGGGGGCGTCACGCGCGAGGTCCTCGAACGCGCGCAGGTCTGTTGCCTGATGTGCCACTGATGCGCTGGTCCCCTGCCATCCTCAGGGTATCGGCGCCGATCATCCTGGCCCTCGTCGCGCCCCAGGCCTCGGCCTCCCCGGCGGACCGCGGCCTGGCGTTCGCCCGGGCGCATTGCGGACGCTGCCACGCGGTCGGCCCGAGGCGGACCAGCCCGATGCGCGAGGCGCCGTCATTCCGCACCCTCGCCGAGCACTTCCCGGTCGGCGACCTCGCCGATGTGCTTGTGGAGGGCGTCGACCGCCGTCATCCCGCCATGCCCGACTTTCGGCTCGCCCCCTCCGATGCCGCCGACCTAACGGCCTATCTGGAAGGTCTGCGCCATAGACGCCCGTAACAGAAGCCGCCGCGGATGCGGTCCGCGGCGGCCTCGATTACGACGTGCACCTCACTCGACGAAGCCCCAGCCAGCCTCCAGTGCGGCGCGCTCCTCCTCGTTCAGCGGGCCCGGCCATTCGATCCTGTTCGTCGCCCGCACCTGGGGTGGTGCCTCATCGGTCTTCGACTGCGCCGCAGCCGGCTCGGACAGGCGAGCGCCTTTCCGCGGCCGCAAGGTCCGGTCGGTCGCGACGCTCCGAGGAGGATCTCGCTCGGTCATCGTCAGCCTCCAGGCTTCAGCGGGACAGGAACAGGGGTGCCGGGCTGCCCCTGAGGAATGAGCGCGTCACGCCACCGAAGAAGTATTCCCGGATCGGGGCGTGCCGGTAGGCGCCCATCACGATCATGTCCGCCCGGAACAGCCCGGCCTGGGCACGCAACGTGTCGGCGACGCTCTCCCCCCTCGGCAGGTCGTTGACGCTGACATTGACCCCATGCCGGGCGAGATGGGGCGCGAACTCGGCGCCCGGCACCGCCTCATGGATCTCCGCCTCGGTGCCGACCGAGACGATCTCGACCGCCTCGGCCGAACGCAGGAACGGCATGGCGTCATTGGCCGCCCGCGCGGCCTGCGCGCTGCCGTCCCAGGCGACGATGATCCGCCGCGCCGCGAAGGCGTCGTGTCCCGGCGGTACGGCGATGACCGGCCGGCCGCTATGGAACAGCGCCTTCTCGATCATCTCACGGTCGAGGTCGTACGTGCGCGGACCGATGTCCAGGACCGTCAGGTCGTGCAGGCGCGCACGGGCGGCGAGACGGTTCACGATCTCCGGATACGGCAGGCTCGGCGCCTCGGTCGTGCAGACGACGCCGGCCTGCGCGGCATCCCCGGCCGAGCGCTCGGCGACGGAGCGGGCTAACGCGTCGAGCCGGCGGTCCATAACCGAGACGCCTTCGTAGTCGAACTCGCCGAGCCAGGCGTCGTCGCCCGAGAGGCGCCACGAGGCCGACTGGACGGTGAGGTGGGCGCCTGCGGCCTTGGCCAAGGTCAGGCCGTAGCCGATGGCCGACGAGGCCTCCTCGCGCTCGCCTTCCACGGCGGTCCCGACGAGGACGTCGCGGATGCCCGCCAGGTGCGAAGGGCTGAATGTGGACATGGGAGTTCTCCGGGTTGAGCCGACCCAAAGGTTCCTCCCGTCGTGGCGGCACCGCGTTGATCCACCTCAAGCGGCTCGGGCGGCGCGGCATCGGCGACGGCTCGGACCAAAGAACTACTCGGCGTCGGCCGCGAATACGCACCGGCAGCTGTTCCCCGTAGCGGAATCGCAGTAATGACCGGATGCGCGATGCAGACGCCCTACGGGTGGACACAGGCGAGTTCCAAGACGGCCGCGCGCAGGACCTTTCCGGGTGCGCTCGATGACGGACCCCGTCGACATGCCCAGCGCCGACCGTTGGCGTGACGCCACGCAGGCGAACGACGAACTTCGTCAGACCCTCGACGAGGTCGGCATCTGCGTCTGGTCGCTGGACATCCCCACCGGACGCGCCACCGTCTCGCCGACCTGCGCGCGCCTGTTCGGGGTGCCGCCCGAGCGGCTGACCACCTTCGCCGCCTCACAGGCCCTCGTGCACCCGGACGACCGGCAGGGCCGGGCGGACGCCATCCAGCGGGCCTTGCGGGATGGCGGAAGCTACGAGGTCGACTACCGCGTCGTGCGCCCCGACGGCCACGTCTGCTGGCTGCGCTCGCGCGGGAGGGTGAGCCTCGACGCGGACGGTCGGCCGGCGCGCCATCGCGGGGTGGTGCTTAGCATCGACGAGCAGAAGCGGGCCGAGGAGGACATCCGGGCGCGAGAGGCGCACCTGCGCTCGATCCTCGACACCGTGCCCGAGGCGATGGTCGTCATCGACGAGGCGGGCCTGATCCACTCGTTCAGCGCCGCCGCCGAGCGCCTGTTCGGCTACGCGGCCGACGAGGCGGTCGGGCGGAACGTCCGCATCCTGATGCCTGAGCCGATGCAGGGCGAGCACGACGGCTACCTCGACCGCTACCGCCGGACCCGGGAACGCCGCATCATCGGCACCAATCGGGTCGTGACCGGCCGGAGGCGGGACGGCTCAACCTTCCCGATGGAGCTCGCCATCGGCGAGATGCGCTCGGGCGAACAGGTCTACTTCACCGGCTTCATCAACGACCTCACCGAGCATCAGCGCACCCAGGCCCGCCTCCAGGAACTTCAGTCCGAGCTCGCCCACGTCTCCCGCCTGAGTGCGATGGGCGAGATGGCCTCCGCGCTCGCGCACGAGCTGAACCAGCCGCTCGGCGCCATCGCGAACTACACCAAGGGCTGCCGCCGCCTGCTGGCACGCCCTGGCCCCGAGGCCATCGCCAAGACGGTGGAGGTTCTCGGCAAGGCCGCCGAGCAGGCGCTGCGGGCCGGCCAGATCATCCGGCGCCTGCGCGAGTTCGTCGCCCGCGGCGAAACCGAAAGGCGGGTCGAGCCGGTCGCGAGGCTGATCGAAGAGGCCAGCGCGCTGGCGCTGGTCGGAGCCCGCGAGCAGGGCATCGTCGCGCTCGTCGTCGTCGACCCGCGGGTCGGCTCCGTCCTCGCCGACCGGGTGCAGGTGCAGCAGGTCTTGGTGAACCTCCTGCGCAACGCCCGCGAGGCCATGCAGCAGGGCGACAGGCGCGAACTGACCGTCGAGGCGAGGCCAATCGGCGGGGAGACGGTCGAGATCGCCGTTTCGGATACCGGGCCCGGCATCGCCGCGGAGGTCGCCGACAGGCTGTTCCAACCGTTCGTCACCACGAAGCGGAGCGGCATGGGCGTCGGGCTCTCGATCTGCCGCACCATCGTCGAGGCGCATGGCGGCCGCCTCGACGTCGAACGCAACGGCACCGGCGGGGCGACCTTCCGGCTGAGGCTCCCGGCCGCCCGTGTGGGGGACCTGCCCGATGGCGACTGACGTGGTGCACGTCGTGGACGACGACCCGGCCATGCGGGACTCCCTCGGCTTCCTGCTCGGGACCGAGGGGTTTGAGGTCCGGCTCTACGAGGCCGGGGCGGACCTGCTCGACGGGCTGAAGAAGCCGACCGCGGGATGCGTCCTGACCGACATCCGCATGCCCGGCATCGACGGGCTGGAACTGCTGCGCCGCCTGCGGGCTGCGGGGCACGCCTTGCCGGTGGTAATGATGACGGGGCACGGCGACGTGCCCCTTGCAGTCGAGGCGATGAAGCTCGGCGCCTGCGACTTCATCGAGAAGCCTTTCGACGACGAGGCGCTCATCCAGGCGCTGAGGTCGGCCTTGGAGCGTGGCGGGATCGCCGGAGCGGTCGACCCGACGCTGCGCGAGTTCGTGCGTCGCGTCGGAACCTTGAGCGAGCGCGAGCGGCAGGTCCTGGACCACCTCGTCGCCGGCCGCACCAGCAAGGAGATCGGACGGACGCTCGACATCAGCCCGCGCACCGTCGAGATCTACCGGGCCAAGCTCATGGCCAAGACGCGGGCGGAGAGCCTGCAGGAACTGGTGCGCTGGTCGGTGCTGGGCGGGCTCGCCTGACACCGGCTTGAGGCAGGTCAAGGCGAGCGCCCGATCCACCCACGCATGATGGCGGCTTCAACAGCGAGCCACACCGAACGCCGACCGCCATGCCATCGGCCCCTCAATACCTTATCTACGTCGTGGACGACGACCCGGCCGTCCTGCATTCCACGCGCTTCCTGATCGAGTGCGAAGGCCACCGCGTCGAGACCTTCGCCGACGGCCGCGCGCTACTGGCGACCTTTCCCGGCCCACGCCCGGCCTTCGTACTACTCGACCAAGTCATGGCGGGGATGGACGGCCTTGAGGTTTTCGGCCGCCTGCGCAGCCTCGACGCGCATGTTCCGGTCGTGCTGATCACCGGCCATCCCGACCCGGGTATCCGGACGCGGGCCAGGGCCGCGGGCATTCCCTTGATCGATAAGCCACTGATGTTCGACGCGCTGCTTGGCCTGCTCGCCGAAAAAGCCACCGGTGTTTCGGTCTCCCGAGCCTGAGGAAGGGCGCTCGGACGGACGCCTTTCAAACAAGGCGCCGTCGAAAATTCGAATCGCCGCAGGCTGTAAAATCGCCTGACGCCCGAGCATAGGTTCCGGGCCGGGTAAGCCATCGATGTTCGAGGTTGCGCACACCGTCCTGCCCCATCGCGGCGGCACGGCGCTTGGTACGCCTGCGCGGGGCGACCCTCACTGCGCGGGGGCCGCTGCGCCTTCGGGCGATGGTTTTCTGGGCGTGCTGCCCGTCCGTGCACCCTTCGATGCCCATTCGGGATCGGAGTGCGGGCCGCCGGGACCGTCGGCCGGCCCCTGGACCTGGCCGGGGACGACGTCGGCCACACGCTTCCATGATTGCGAGGCGCAGAACACCAGCATGCAGCCTTTGACGGTCAGCGTCGACGGCTGGTCGCTCCACACCGTCACGTCGTAGGACTTGCCGTTGTCGGCGTTGTAGATCCTGCCCTCGAAGTGCCCCTCCGCGTTCGGCTTCAGGCCGAGCAACATCTGGTGGCCGAGTTGGGGTCGGGCCTGGAACGCCGGGTTCGGGTTGTACCGGTCGATTTTCGGCTTGCCGTCCTTGTCCAGCGGCTCGCGACCCCAGACCACGAAGCCGCAAAGGCGGGTCGCGTCCGACCCGCAGCGTTCGGTCCGGATGCGGGCGCGACCATCCTCCGTGAGCCAGGTCCCGTACGGTTCGGCGGCGGTGGCGGCGTTCGGCCGTCCGCACGTGACGGTCGCGACGGCGACCACCAGGGCGGCCGTGGCCAAGCGGTAGACTGGAAAAGTCATCGGATTCCTTCTGCGGGTTTCACGAAATCGAAGTCTCAGGGTGCGGTCACGGCATGCCCGGCCGCGTCGTCGCTCGGTCCGACGAACCGTCCGAGCACGCGCCCGATAAGGTTGCCGAGGCTGTCCATCAGCAGGAACACGGCCGGCACGAAGACGAGGGAGAGCAAGGTCGAGACGATCAGGCCGGCGATGACCGCCACCGCCATGGGCGCCCGGAACTCGCCGCCGACCCCGAACGCCATGGCGGACGGGACCATGCCGGCGGCCATCGCGATGGTGGTCATCACGATGGGCCGCGCCCGCTTGCGGCCGGCATCGACGATGGCGGTGACCCGGTCGACGCCGCGCCCCATCTCCTCGACTGCGAAGTCGACCAGCATGATCGCGTTCTTCGTGACCAAGCCCATCAGCATCAGGATGCCGATGACGACCGGCATCGAGATCGGCATCTGGCAAATAAGCAGGCCGAGGATGGCGCCGCCGATGGAGAGCGGCAGCGAGAACAAGATGGTCAGCGGCTGCAGGAACGAGCCGAACAGCAGGACGAGCACGGCGTAGACCATCATGATGCCGGCGCCCATCGCCATCAGGAAGCCCGAGAACACCTCCTGCATGATCTCGGCGTCGCCGGTCTGCTTGATGGTCACCCCCGGCGGCAGGTTCTTCGCCGTCGGGGTCTGCATGGCCTCGGCGATGAGGGAGCCGAGGGCCTCCGAGCCCTCCATGTTGGCCTCGACGGCGACGCGCACGGCCCGGTCATAGCGGTCGATGGCGCCCGGGCCCTGGTCGAGCTCGACGTCCGCCACCACCGCCAGCGGCACGGCTGAGCCGTCCTTGGCGGGCACCTTCAGGTTCTCAAGCCGCGAGATCGCGCCGCGG from Methylobacterium oryzae includes the following:
- a CDS encoding heavy metal translocating P-type ATPase, coding for MKKSALSSPGTDRPVTAGWMPGVHGWLAALPLAGLCVGLAVQVLGRADIATAAWILATLAVLGALVFQVVTSLTKGDVGLDLVALLSMGGALALSQPLAGAVIALMYASGQSLEAYASGRAGRAMTALIARQPRTALREDGGVLTEVPLAALVPGDRILVRVGDVLPVDGRVAAGRAILDRSSLTGEALPVTAIANELVLSGTVNAGTPFTLVAERPAAESTYAGIVRLVEAAQARKAPMARLADRYGLAFLVLTLLLAGGAWLATGDPLRALAVLVVATPCPLILAVPVALVSGLSRAAGIGVLIKGGGALEMLAKVRVLVVDKTGTLTHGNARLTSARILGARDEGEVLRLAASLEQASSHPLARALIEEAARRGLPLAQPEGVEEMPGEGVSGSVEGRSVAVGGPHLMQMHGIGFPAPAEPGSISAVTSTVLIAIDGAPAAVLAFADPLRADGGNALRELRACGIERVVLATGDRQAVAEALVAGLPVDAVVADLDPVAKTETVAAERRNGPVMMVGDGVNDAPALAAADLGVALGARGAAAAAEAADIVLLVDSLAPLSRAIRIANRARAIALQSVWVGLGLSLAGMVAAALGHLSPLQGALLQEAIDVAVILNAMRALGGTGDGRAHDASTAPDLP
- a CDS encoding universal stress protein, which produces MDFANILVSADLGDTAPDRVRLAAGLARRFEATLTGVAAHQVPVPILVRDVYDATRQEERNKALVREILEQAHAMFERSAGEEIRTEWQAALVGPITHLVEQTRAADLVVVGRRGRGDDDPGPLGVPPGPVLMEAGRPVLVVPPRLVHLHAARIVVAWKDGPEARRAVSAVLPFLHGADEVAVVTVGGDGRHEGTKAVAGHLARHGAHVTTHLLEATDSDGAEILDFALRQDADLIVMGAYGHSRLREWIFGGVTREVLERAQVCCLMCH
- a CDS encoding IS3 family transposase (programmed frameshift), which translates into the protein MTKHTPPFSPEVRERAVRLAREHESEHGSQWAAIQSIAAKIGCSGETLRKWVRQAERDRGVRAGPTTDERERIKALERENRELRQANEILRKASAYFCPGGARPPVPVMIAFIDDHRALYGVEPICKVLPIAPSTYHAHAARRADPGRLSARAKRDAALMVEIRRVYEANFRVYGVRKVWRQLAREGIIVARCTVVRLMRTMGLAGVVRGRRVRTTVPDPAAACPLDRVNRQFRAECPNRLWVADFTYIATWGGFVYAAFVIDVFARRIVGWRVSRSARADFVLDALEQALHERRPFAGSGLVCHSDRGSQYVSIRYTERLAEAGVEPSVGSVGDSYDNALAETVIGLFKAEVIHRRGPWRSFEAVEYATLEWVDWFNHRRLLEPIGHIPPAEAEARYYAQAEVQALAA
- a CDS encoding universal stress protein; its protein translation is MSTFSPSHLAGIRDVLVGTAVEGEREEASSAIGYGLTLAKAAGAHLTVQSASWRLSGDDAWLGEFDYEGVSVMDRRLDALARSVAERSAGDAAQAGVVCTTEAPSLPYPEIVNRLAARARLHDLTVLDIGPRTYDLDREMIEKALFHSGRPVIAVPPGHDAFAARRIIVAWDGSAQAARAANDAMPFLRSAEAVEIVSVGTEAEIHEAVPGAEFAPHLARHGVNVSVNDLPRGESVADTLRAQAGLFRADMIVMGAYRHAPIREYFFGGVTRSFLRGSPAPLFLSR
- the fixJ gene encoding response regulator FixJ produces the protein MATDVVHVVDDDPAMRDSLGFLLGTEGFEVRLYEAGADLLDGLKKPTAGCVLTDIRMPGIDGLELLRRLRAAGHALPVVMMTGHGDVPLAVEAMKLGACDFIEKPFDDEALIQALRSALERGGIAGAVDPTLREFVRRVGTLSERERQVLDHLVAGRTSKEIGRTLDISPRTVEIYRAKLMAKTRAESLQELVRWSVLGGLA
- a CDS encoding DUF2147 domain-containing protein, whose protein sequence is MATAALVVAVATVTCGRPNAATAAEPYGTWLTEDGRARIRTERCGSDATRLCGFVVWGREPLDKDGKPKIDRYNPNPAFQARPQLGHQMLLGLKPNAEGHFEGRIYNADNGKSYDVTVWSDQPSTLTVKGCMLVFCASQSWKRVADVVPGQVQGPADGPGGPHSDPEWASKGARTGSTPRKPSPEGAAAPAQ
- a CDS encoding response regulator transcription factor; the encoded protein is MPSAPQYLIYVVDDDPAVLHSTRFLIECEGHRVETFADGRALLATFPGPRPAFVLLDQVMAGMDGLEVFGRLRSLDAHVPVVLITGHPDPGIRTRARAAGIPLIDKPLMFDALLGLLAEKATGVSVSRA
- a CDS encoding PAS domain-containing sensor histidine kinase codes for the protein MTDPVDMPSADRWRDATQANDELRQTLDEVGICVWSLDIPTGRATVSPTCARLFGVPPERLTTFAASQALVHPDDRQGRADAIQRALRDGGSYEVDYRVVRPDGHVCWLRSRGRVSLDADGRPARHRGVVLSIDEQKRAEEDIRAREAHLRSILDTVPEAMVVIDEAGLIHSFSAAAERLFGYAADEAVGRNVRILMPEPMQGEHDGYLDRYRRTRERRIIGTNRVVTGRRRDGSTFPMELAIGEMRSGEQVYFTGFINDLTEHQRTQARLQELQSELAHVSRLSAMGEMASALAHELNQPLGAIANYTKGCRRLLARPGPEAIAKTVEVLGKAAEQALRAGQIIRRLREFVARGETERRVEPVARLIEEASALALVGAREQGIVALVVVDPRVGSVLADRVQVQQVLVNLLRNAREAMQQGDRRELTVEARPIGGETVEIAVSDTGPGIAAEVADRLFQPFVTTKRSGMGVGLSICRTIVEAHGGRLDVERNGTGGATFRLRLPAARVGDLPDGD
- a CDS encoding c-type cytochrome, which produces MRWSPAILRVSAPIILALVAPQASASPADRGLAFARAHCGRCHAVGPRRTSPMREAPSFRTLAEHFPVGDLADVLVEGVDRRHPAMPDFRLAPSDAADLTAYLEGLRHRRP